A DNA window from Brenneria izadpanahii contains the following coding sequences:
- a CDS encoding PP2C family protein-serine/threonine phosphatase, whose protein sequence is MDIKTALLSRQGARASNQDQVGEVIGKRSACFVVCDGIAGLPGGDMAAKLARDTILSQFDGDHHLNAQYIREYVNEANRTIRTEQQATKDYHRMGTTLVSLFIDRDYQLAYWVHAGDSRLYLFRRGWLYHVTTDHSLVQQMKDAGHQTDGVSDNLLYFALGMDDEGRESSYSDVVPIEDGDAFLLCTDGFWHGVSEAQMKQSLHMVNTPQDWLTLMNQILLKNEHQTQGKQDNYSAVAVWVGEPQDTTLLHSLSDAEQYFPFRD, encoded by the coding sequence ATGGATATCAAAACGGCCTTACTTTCCAGGCAGGGCGCTCGCGCCAGTAACCAGGATCAGGTCGGTGAGGTCATCGGTAAGCGTTCAGCTTGCTTTGTGGTTTGCGATGGCATCGCAGGACTACCAGGAGGTGATATGGCGGCGAAACTTGCCCGCGACACCATCCTTTCACAGTTTGATGGCGATCATCACCTGAATGCTCAGTACATTCGCGAATATGTGAACGAAGCGAATCGGACTATCCGTACCGAGCAGCAAGCGACGAAAGATTATCACCGTATGGGTACGACGTTGGTGAGTTTGTTTATTGACCGGGATTACCAACTCGCTTACTGGGTGCACGCGGGCGACAGCCGCCTTTATCTGTTTCGTCGCGGCTGGCTCTACCATGTCACCACCGATCATAGCCTGGTCCAGCAAATGAAAGACGCCGGTCACCAAACCGATGGCGTTAGCGACAACCTGCTCTATTTCGCCCTCGGTATGGATGATGAGGGACGCGAGTCCAGCTATAGCGACGTTGTGCCGATTGAAGACGGCGATGCTTTTTTACTCTGCACCGACGGTTTCTGGCACGGCGTCAGCGAAGCGCAAATGAAGCAGTCATTGCATATGGTGAATACTCCGCAGGATTGGCTGACGCTGATGAACCAGATTTTGTTGAAAAATGAGCATCAGACGCAAGGCAAACAGGATAATTACAGCGCAGTGGCCGTCTGGGTTGGCGAACCGCAGGACACCACCCTGTTACATTCGCTTTCTGACGCTGAACAATATTTTCCCTTTCGTGATTGA
- the tagH gene encoding type VI secretion system-associated FHA domain protein TagH, with the protein MRFTIITTKPGHQPPQSSCDFNPPGGTIGRGTDNNLVLPDNDRAISRLQAIVHISADGECRITNRGNVTRMMLNDLPLERGRQVELQDGDILGIDEYRLHVSELALDAKPAPDNIAVQRPVQTPPVENIPTAVPTEIWDSLTQEFSISDNISDTRSRPSQEPLLNPFNAPKEPERNPEDPLAHFNTQEPLFDKKPVETDQLFSSEELFKTDSIFNDSTPTTLTPSGNAPSSLATDEENELDPLAFFGGAGSGKSQSNSEDPLGLMGGALPLAQPGDEEISPEPQSVQQPEAPTTANNEIPASVKESTPLTYSPADSSSLFSDEPEKGSLQMPEQEQEPQDYARITLPTPQTIQRKVSQAPTGRLRIDPVNTSDAQSHTAASSARGDVLQGELLEALLEGMGLGDMQPIPQFDRDSMHQLGQMLSMFSQGTVALLSSRSILKRGVKADMTMVLDDANNPFKLLPSGKTVLMQMFGSRMPGFMPPKKSVRDALIDLQAHQLGMISGIRAIIAAMLQSFNPDLLEEAAKRDGATSRLSLSASRKAALWDYFVRQYNDTAGEIEDDFHTLFGEAFLHAYDMEVNQYKDSQSGSE; encoded by the coding sequence GGGAACTATTGGCCGTGGCACCGATAATAATCTCGTTCTGCCGGACAATGACCGCGCCATTTCGCGGCTGCAAGCGATCGTCCATATATCCGCCGATGGCGAGTGCCGAATTACCAATCGCGGCAATGTGACGCGAATGATGCTGAATGACCTCCCCCTCGAACGAGGCCGACAGGTTGAACTGCAGGATGGCGATATCCTCGGCATCGATGAGTATCGTCTGCATGTCAGCGAACTGGCGCTGGACGCTAAGCCGGCTCCCGATAATATTGCGGTCCAACGGCCAGTACAGACGCCGCCGGTAGAAAACATCCCCACCGCGGTGCCAACGGAGATCTGGGATAGCCTGACGCAGGAGTTTTCTATTTCCGACAATATTTCCGACACACGTTCAAGGCCGTCGCAAGAGCCGCTGCTTAATCCATTTAACGCGCCGAAAGAACCAGAGCGCAACCCGGAAGATCCGCTGGCGCATTTCAATACTCAAGAGCCGCTGTTTGACAAGAAACCTGTCGAAACCGACCAGCTTTTCAGTAGCGAGGAACTATTTAAGACCGACAGCATTTTCAACGATTCCACGCCAACCACGCTGACGCCGTCGGGCAATGCACCGTCTTCCCTGGCAACCGATGAAGAAAACGAGCTGGATCCACTTGCATTCTTCGGCGGCGCGGGCAGCGGGAAATCTCAATCCAATAGCGAGGATCCACTCGGTCTGATGGGCGGTGCGCTGCCGCTAGCGCAACCTGGCGATGAGGAAATCTCACCCGAACCGCAAAGCGTTCAGCAGCCTGAAGCACCAACAACGGCGAATAATGAAATACCCGCTTCGGTGAAAGAAAGTACGCCACTCACCTATTCCCCGGCGGATAGTTCATCTTTATTCAGCGATGAGCCGGAGAAGGGATCGCTGCAGATGCCGGAGCAAGAGCAGGAACCGCAGGATTACGCCCGTATCACCCTGCCTACCCCACAGACCATACAACGTAAAGTCAGCCAGGCGCCCACAGGCCGCCTGCGCATCGACCCGGTAAACACCAGCGATGCGCAGAGCCACACGGCGGCATCATCCGCGCGCGGTGATGTATTGCAAGGCGAACTGCTGGAAGCATTACTGGAAGGAATGGGACTGGGCGATATGCAGCCGATTCCACAGTTTGACCGGGACAGCATGCATCAACTCGGCCAAATGCTAAGCATGTTTTCTCAGGGCACCGTGGCGCTCCTATCCTCGCGCTCTATTCTTAAACGCGGCGTAAAAGCCGATATGACCATGGTGCTGGATGACGCCAACAACCCTTTCAAGCTGTTGCCTTCAGGAAAGACAGTGCTGATGCAGATGTTCGGCTCCCGTATGCCGGGTTTTATGCCGCCGAAAAAATCAGTTCGTGATGCGCTTATCGACCTTCAGGCGCACCAGTTGGGAATGATTTCCGGAATTCGAGCCATTATTGCCGCCATGCTGCAATCGTTTAATCCAGATTTGCTGGAGGAAGCGGCGAAACGTGATGGCGCCACCTCGCGACTGTCGCTATCAGCTAGCCGCAAAGCGGCGCTGTGGGACTATTTTGTTCGTCAATACAATGACACCGCGGGCGAAATTGAAGACGACTTCCATACCTTGTTTGGCGAAGCCTTCCTGCATGCCTATGACATGGAAGTGAACCAGTACAAAGACTCACAAAGCGGGTCGGAATAA